Part of the Candidatus Hydrogenedentota bacterium genome, GGCACCGGGGTCCACGCCCTGTTCTTCGCTGGGCACGGCGCCTCCGTGGCAGCCCGCGACTTGAGCCCGGACATGATCGCCGTGGCCCGGCGGCGGCGGCCCCACCCCGGCATCGCGTATGCAACCGGGGACATGCGGCATCCGCCGGAGGGGCCGTGGGATTTGATCCTGTGCCTGGGAAACTCGCTCTGCCTTTTGCCCGCGCGGGAGGACGCTGCGCTCTTTTTCCGCAACAACGCCGCCGTGCTTGCCCCGGAGGGGCGGCTGGCGGTGCAGGTGCTGAACTACGCCCTGCCCGGCATGCGCAAGCCCCGCACGCGGATGGAGACGGCCACCTTGGACGGCGCGGCGGTGCGCGCCGAGAAGCGTTTTTTTCCTGAAGGGGACCGCACGCGCCTGGAAATCACCTACACGGCGGAGCGGGACGGGGAGGCGGAGCGGCACATGGAGACGGCCTGGCTGAACCATTGGGACCGGGAACTGCTGGAGGGGCTGGCGGGGAATGCGGGACTACGGCTGGAGGAGTGCCTGGGCGGCTACAACGGCGCGGTGTTTGACGCGGAGAAGTCAGGAGATTTGATCATGGTGTGGCGGCGGGGGTGAGAGGGCAGGGTGGACAGAGTGGACAGGGTGGACAGAGTGCCCCCAAGAAAATCGTTGTGTAGGTCCATGCTGTCCGTGTCAGTCCGTGTCAGTCCGTGTGGCCCATTTTTACGGCGTCACGGTGATCTTATGGACAATCCGCCGAAACTCACCGGACTGCCCCGACACGGGAGACTCGGCGAGAAGCACCACCGTGTGCTCGCCCGGCTCCTCAAAGGCGCGCACAAACGCGGGGTCCGCGGAGACCATCTGCCCGTCCAGGGTCCACGAGTATTTCGCATAGCCTTCCGGGGAGTTCAGGGTGAGGGTGGTCCGCGCGGCGACGTTGACCGGCAGGGGGGGCTCCCCGACCACCTCGATGAGCTCGCCCACCTCGGCGACGCGGCGTCCGTCGAGGTATTCGGCGTATTCAAGCAGGCAGGGGCCGGGCTCTTTGAAGACATGGGTGATGGAGGTGGCGTCGGCGCCTTCCCGCACCACTTCCCCGTTCAGTTTCCAGACCCGTCGCGCCGCGCCCCCGCCGGGCATTTCGAGGTGAAAGGTCAACCCGACATAATAGACGGGGGGCAGGGACAATTCGATGCGGCTTTGGGGCAGGTCGCGGGTCATGCCGATCTGGCGTTTGAGGTCCTCGAGGGGGATGTTGAGGCGTTGCGCCAGGTTTTGCAGGCTGGTCTGCTGGTCGCCGAGGGGGGTGTAGACCTTCGCCCACGCGTCGCCCCGCGCCGTGGTGATGGCCAGGTCATAGCTGCCCACCTCGACCGTGGCGCTGGGCGTGAGCGTGACGGCGCCGTCGGCCTTGGACATGCGGAACATGTGGCGGTAGTCGCTGCCGCCCACCATGAGGCGGAACCCGGTGATTTCCCCGGCGGGCAGGGGGACCCCGTCATCAAGCACCCTGAGAGTGGCGCTCATTCCCGTCTTGTCA contains:
- a CDS encoding class I SAM-dependent methyltransferase, whose product is MAGSAFRNGAAWYDALSGGGRRLEREGGFLLGALSRAGGARRVLDTACGTGVHALFFAGHGASVAARDLSPDMIAVARRRRPHPGIAYATGDMRHPPEGPWDLILCLGNSLCLLPAREDAALFFRNNAAVLAPEGRLAVQVLNYALPGMRKPRTRMETATLDGAAVRAEKRFFPEGDRTRLEITYTAERDGEAERHMETAWLNHWDRELLEGLAGNAGLRLEECLGGYNGAVFDAEKSGDLIMVWRRG